The genomic segment GCAGGCGGTATCCGTGATGCAATCATGTTAAAGGATTTCCATCTTTTAACCGGAAGCATCTCCATTTTAGTTGTCGTGCTTATCGGCTCGTTGATTACCGGACAGTTTAAACTCGGCTTTGCCGGACAGGCAGTTGCACACACCGACGGATTGTGGAATGCGCTCGGTATGGTATTGGTCGGATGGGCAAGTGTTCTGCTCGGCGGCTGCCCCTTACGCCAGCTCATTTTAACCGGCGAAGGCAATACCGATTCGGCTGTAACCGTAACCGGTTTAGTTGCAGGCGCTGCGTTTGCTCACAACTTCGGCCTTGCCTCTTCCGGTAAAGGCCCGACAAGCGCCGGTATGATTGCCGTCGTTATCTGATTAGTCGTAACAGCCTGCGTCAGCGTATACTACGCGGCAAAAAATAAATAATGTTTTTAACGGCATCTTTCATCATCGACCTCATGAGGGATGCCGTTTTCTAAATTAGGGTATCTCTAATTTTTTAGCTAAGGAGACGGAAAATGGAAGATTATACGGTAGATGCGCGGGGACTTTCCTGCCCCGAACCTGTGGTACGGACAAAGAAAGCATTTGATGCTCATCAAAATTTTACCGTACTGGTCGATAACGAAACTTCAAAAGAAAACGTTATCCGCTTTTGTGATAAGATGAAGGCAAAGACCGCTATCTCTGCCGACGGCAGCGATTGGAAAATCAGCGTTTCCAAATGATCAGCGGCTACGTAATCACGTTTCATACGCATTACGAAGCGCTTGTCTGTATGCGCAGTCTTGAAAAAAGCGAAGCCGCGCAGAACGGAGCGATTGCCGTTAAACTTATTCCCGTGCCGCGCGAACTCAGCTCCGCCTGCGGTACGGCGGTTAAAGTTACGATAAAAGACGGCGGTATTTTCGGTGCGGAAAACTTTACGAACATCGAACGCGATGAGGTTTTCACTTTTGACGCCGCCGGAAAATATACCGCCGTGGGCAAGTAAGGGTTAAATCTTTGGAGAGGCTATGAGTTGTGCAATTCCGGATAAAAATTTCAGCTTGATTAAATCTTCATCCTATTCCGGATGAGGGGCAAAATTAAGTGCGGGTGCACTGGACGGCTTACTCAAAAGCTTTTCTATTTGCTCCGATCCCCGGTTATTGGTGGGCTTCGACACATCGGACGATGCGGCTGTTTATAAAATCAATGACGAAACAGCTTTAATCTTTACGGCCGATTTTTTCCCTGCGATTACGGACGACCCGTATATGTTCGGGCAAATTGCAGCAGCGAATGCGCTCAGCGATATTTATGCAATGGGCGGAACCCCTAAACTGGCCTTGAATCTTTTTTGTATTTCTGAAAAAATGCCCGAACCCGTTATAAAAGAAATACTCAGGGGCGGTGCGGATAAGGCTTTTGAGGCAGGTGCAATTATCTGCGGCGGGCACACCATTTACGACAGTATCCCGAAATACGGGTTAGCGGTAACGGGTTTTGTGCATCCGGATAAAATACTGCGCAATTCCGCTTGTAAAGAAGGCGATGTGCTGATTTTAACCAAACCGATCGGTTCCGGTATTTTAACGACGGCAGCGAAGGCAGATATGATCGGTGCGGAAGACTTAAAAAATGTCTATCAAGTGATGGCCTTTTTAAATGCCGCCGCCTGCGGCATAATGACAAAATACGAAGTCCATGCTTGCACCGACATTACCGGCTTCGGGCTTTTAGGGCACTTATATGAAATGGGAAAGGGGAGCGGCGTCAGCATTGAACTTGCCTATCAATCGCTGCCGATTTTTGACGCTGCCGTCGAATATGCCGAAATGGGTTTTATCCCGGCCGGTGCATATTCAAATAGAAACTTTGTCGGTGATAATGCAGCGCTGGACGAAGTGCCCCGCGCCTATCAGGATATCTTATTTGACCCGCAGACATCAGGCGGTCTTGTTATTTCGGTAGCACAGAAGGACGCCCAAAGTTTATACACGGAGCTTTGTGCCGCACTGGAACCTACCGTTTGCGGGAAACCGGCAATTATCGGCACGGTTGCAGCACGTAATGATAAGATTGTGCGGGTAAAAGCTTAGTGTCCGCTGCCGCAACGGCACGGCCTTGTTAAACCTTATTTGCGAGGATATTTTGAACATTACACTAGAGCACCTGCATAAAAGTTTCGAGGACAAGAAGGCTGTCATTAAAGATATCAATTTGGAAATTGACAGCGGTACGCTTATTTCCCTTTTAGGGCCGAGCGGATGCGGAAAAACAACCGTCTTAAATATTATCGCAGGCCTCATAAAACAATCCGAAGGAACCGTTTATTTTGACGGTAAAAATATGAATAACATTCCTGTGGAGAAAAGAAACATCGGTATGGTTTTTCAAAACTATGCGTTGTACCCTCATTTATCCGCTTTTGATAATTTGGCCTTTCCTCTGCAAATGCAAAAATTGAATAAAACCGAAATTAAAGCGCGAGTACATAAAACTGCGGCATTCTTGGAAATAGACAAACTTTTACACAAAAAACCGGCAGTTCTTTCCGGCGGCGAGCAGCAACGGGTAGCCATAGGCAGAGCACTCGTTAAAGAACCTGCCGTATTGCTGATGGATGAGCCGTTATCGAATCTGGATAAAAAACTTAGAATCCAAACCCGCGAGGAAATACGAAGAATACAACAAGAACTTAAAATTACGACTATTTTTGTCACTCATGATCAAGAAGAAGCTTCGGCAATTTCGGATAAAATTGTACTGCTCCATAACGGTGAAATTGCGCAATACGGTACCTCGTATGAGTTATATCATAATCCTGCAAACTTATTTACTGCAAAATTTATCGGAGCAATCGACATCAATATTCTTGAAGCGGTTAAAAAAGATTCAGCCTATTTTATACCTTCTCTTAATGTGCACCTTTCCATGTCAGAAGAAGTTATATCCGGCAGCAGCGAGCCGCTCTATATTGCAATACGTCCGGAGGATATCGCTATCGTAAAAGAAGACCCCGATATTACGGCAAAAATTGTTATGATTGAAAACTTGGGAAAAGACACCATTGCAACAATGGAATACAATAACAATAATTTTAAAATATATATCCCAACCAACGGATTATATGTGACAGGAGGTTTTCTCGGTTTACGATTTAATAGGGATCGGATATTCATATTCGATAAGAGTGGTAACCGGCTCATCAATTCTAAATAAAAGGATTGAACACATGAAACAAAATAATTTTTCAAGAGCTATTCTTTATTTAGCCCCTGCCTTGATCATATTGGTTACCTTTAATTTATATCCTGCAGTTAAAGTTTTCTTAATGAGCTTTTACACAAAATACAATTATTTTAAACACCATGTATATGAGTATGGATTGGATAACTATCTTGCACTGGCTAAAGACGAACAATTTATTGCCGCTTGTATCAATACATTAAAATTCGTATTAATCAGCGTACCTATTTCAATTATATTATCATTATTGATCTCCGTTTCGTTGGTAAAAAATAATAAAATCAATACCATTATCCGCAACATATACTTTCTGCCTTTTATAACCAGTACGGTTGCCGTAGCTGTGGTATTCCGATGGATATTTCATTCGCGTTTCGGATTGCTTAACTATGCACTAGGAATAGTCGGAATAAAACCAATCGCATGGCTCACCGATTCCCGATACGCTATGACGGCATTGATTATTTTATGCGTATGGAAAACATTAGGCTATAATATTCTGATTATTCTTACCGGATTGCGGAATATTCCTCAACATTATTATTCGGCTGCAAGAATAGACGGAGCCGTACCATATAAGATATTTTTTAGAATAACGCTTCCGTTGTTAATGCCTACGGTATTTTTTGTGTCTGTCACTTCGCTTATAGGAGCGTTTAAAACATTTTCGGAAGTGTATGCATTATTCCATAGATCGGCAGGGCCTCTAAATGCATGTATGACCATCGTTTACTTTATTTATGACAAATTGGTAAATCAATTTTCGTATGGAATATCCGCGGCGGCATCGTTTATTTTATTCTTCGTTATTCTCCTGTTGACCGTATTAAGTTTTGCCGTTGCAAGATTATTAAATAAGCATTATGGACTAAAAAGGTAAAAAGATGGGAAAGTTCCGTAATACTGTTGTACTATTTATTATTGCTGTTGGCGCCGGAATTTCTCTTATGCCGTTTGTATGGATGCTTGTTACATCATTAAGCGACGGAGCGGCAATTTATAAACTGCCGCCGCAATTTATTTTGCGGAAATATCATTTTGAAAATTATGCGTTTGTATTCGGAAAGATACCGTTTAAAACCTATTTTTTAAACAGCGTACTTGTTTCCTTTGCCGTAACGGTGGGAACGTTACTCACTACTATTCCGGCGGCATTTGCTTTTACGTACCTAAAATTTAAAGGACGCGATTTTTTATTCGTCGTTATCATCTCCACGATGATGATTCCCAGCGAAATATTGTTAGCGCCGAACTTCGTTTTACTGACACGGCTTAAACTAATCAATACGCTCCCTGCATTATATATTCCGTGGATAGCTTCGGCCTTTTCTATTTTTATGCTCCGGCAATACTTTCTGGATATTCCGAAAGAACTGTATCAGTCGGCAAAGGTGGACGGTTGCAGCGATTTTAAATATTTATGGAAGGTTGCCGTGCCATACTCAAAACCTGCTTTGATAAGTATCGCACTCTTGCGTATTATCAATAGTTGGAACGAATTCTTATGGCCGCTGTTGATGATAAACAGACCGAGTAAAAGAACGCTGCCGGTCGGTTTAACAACCTTTATGACGGAAGCGGGACCGAACTATAATTATTTAATGGCATATTCGGCAATGGTCATTGTCCCTGTTATTATTGTGTATATAATTTTACAAAAGCATTTAATCGAAGGCTTTTGTAAAAACGGTATAAAAGGTTAAAACAAAAGGAGTCCTAAAATGAAAAAGCAAATGTTTCATTTTTCTGTAATTGGGATATTGATTGTATCAATATGTATTTTAGTCACCGCTTGTTCGGGTAAAGAGAAAACCGAAACGTCCGGCACGGAGACTGCTGCTCTGCAATCGGGCAAGGCGGTGTATGTTCCTAAGGAAAAACAAGTTTTGGAATTTTGGCATGCAATGGCCGGAGAAAACGGTACAACGCTTGAAGCGCTGGTAAAAAAATTTAACGAAACGCATACCAATATCGAAGTCGTTCCGGTGTTTCAAGGTCATTACAGAGAATTATTTGAAAAGCTCAATGGGGCAGCGCAAGCGCACACCCTTCCGGCATTGTCTATGATTTATTGCAATAGATTAACCGCATACGTGATGAACGATCTGGTTGAAGATTTAAACCCTCGTATTGAAGATGCAACCTACGGTTTTGATCCTGCCGTTTGGAATGATATCCCTGTCGGTTTGCGTGATAACGGTATGTGGGACGGAATACACCGCTCATTACCGTTTAATAAAGGCGCATATTTTATGTATTATAATGAAGATGCGTTAAAAGAAAAGAATATTGCCGTCCCCACTACATGGGATGAATTAAGAGGAGCTGCCCGGCAATTAACGGGTAACGGTGCTGTCGGCTTAGTATTTAACAAAAGCGTCGGTATTGATTTTAGCTTCTGGGTAGAACAGGCAGGCGGCCATATCTATGACGAAGCAACCGAAACAGTGCTGATCGATACTCCTGAGGTAAAGGAAGCATATAAATTTATTGTATCGATGATTCAAGAGAATATTGCAAAAATAGAATTTGAGGAAGGCTATATAACAGGTCCGATTTCCAGACGCGAAGCGTTTATCGGTTTTGCATCTTCTTCAAATATTCCGCAAATAAAAGAGGCGTGCAAAGCCACCGGTGTTAACTGGAAGGTAGCGGAATTGCCGCGCGGAAAGAAAGCGGCTGCCTTATTTTCCGGTACGGATATAACAATGTTCAACACAATTCCTGAAGAAACAAAACGGGCAGCGTTTGAATTTATGAAATACTGGTTTGAAACCGATACGCAGATTGTATGGGGAAAGGGAAGCGGATATTTACCGTTGACCAATGCAGCGTCGCAGTCAAAAGAATTCCAAGAATTCCTTGCTACGGAAGACCCGAGTAAACAGGTCGCTGCTAATATGTTCCCTTATGCGTATCAAGACCCCAAAGGGTTAAACGGTTATGCAATCCATGCAAATATGCAAAAAGCGTTAGAAGAAATCGTTGCAGGAAAAAAGACGATCGATCAAGCTTTAAAAGATGCGCAGATGCAAGCGACAAAAGAAATTGAAGAGGCAAAAAATAATTTCCGGAAGCAATAAATAATGAAAGATATTGTACTATTGAGTCATTGTCTTTTAAATCCGTTCAGTAAAGTGAACAACAATAAAGAACCGGATGACGTGAGCGCTTTAATTGAATGGCTGATGAAAAACAAAATCGGCATTATTCAATTAAAGTGCCCCGAAACGGAGATGTACGGCCTTAAAAGATGGGGGCATGTTCGGGAACAATTCGATACGCCGCATTACCGGCATGTTTCCCGAACACTCATTTCCCAAACTATCGATGAAGTAAAAGAGTATATCCGAAACGGCTATAAACTTTCGGCCGTTATCGGAATAGACGGAAGCCCCAGCTGCGGTGTGCATTGTTCATGCAGTTCAAAGCGTTGGGGCGGTGAAATTTCAATCATCCAAGATTTGAAAGAAGTAAAACAAATCGACTATTGCAACCTGCCCGGCATTTTTATGGAAGAACTGCAAATGCAGCTGGAACAAAACGGCATACACACCGCTTTCTTGGCTTATAAAGGCAAAGCGCTCGATGCCTTAATTAAAGAAGCGGAGTTATTGATACGCTCCGTCTAATATGCAACTTCTGCGCTTAACCGGATATAGTGGTTAAATTGCGTTCCCTTCGCTTTAGTGCGCCAATCATCCAACTGTCGCGCAGCTTCCGCTCGAATATTTTCTTCCCCGATAGTATCGATAGATTTTTCATACCATCCCTTTGTCGTATCGTTCGGTGAATAGATATTCCGCCGCACGCCCGGATTGATATTCGCCTCGAATATATAGCCGATTTTAAACAGCATATATCCACCCGACTTTACAATCGGCAAATGGCAGCTGACATCAAGCGCAAGCTGATTCACGTACTGGATGGTTTGCTGGCGCATAAAGGGGGTCGTATACAGGAACGCGTGATTTTTCCATCCGGTGCTGCCGTCTGCTTCTCTACTTGTAATCGTAGGATGATTGAATACAGAGCCGTCTGTCGTATACTGCCTTGCAAGGTAGTCTTTTATCATACTTATATCCGTAATACTTTCTGTTGTATTAGCATGGCGGATAAAAGTATTGGAGAGATTTACATCAAGCCCGTAAAGAGGGCGGAATTTTACCTTCAATTGGATACGGTCTGAATTAGGATCCAAATTGGTGCCAAGCGGAGAACCGCGGTGTGTATAATTTTGATAATTCGGTTTATTCTGATCATGGTTATCGACGTGTGTATACATATACGGCATTACAAGTGTATAGTTTAAGTCAACAAAAGAGAACCAATGAGTCTTCGGCATGGTATACGATGCCCCGAATTCTCCGGATATACGCCATTTTGCATCTTTAAACTTTAGTATTTCATTTAAGCCGATATCATCAACATAAAACGCTGAATCAATACGCAACCCTTTTATCGGCTTTACGGTTGCGCTTAAGCCGATTAATGAATTATCAGGAAAGTGATATACGCTTTGTCCGAGAAAAAAGGCTGAAAAAGGGATGAGATACATCGGCTCAAAGCGTCCGCCGTACATCATACTGTCGATAATGGAAAATGAAAGCCACGGTAACGGACGGATATCTATAGAATGGGAGGCTATAAACTTTTCAGGACCGATAGAAGATCTATAATCATTTGTTGCCGAAAGTAATAAAAGAACTTGATTATATGCCCATTTTGCCTTATTAACCGTAAAAATAAACTGTCCTGCATGAAATGCATCACGGGAAATAAAAATACCGCTATCGTGGAAGGGACCGTAAGAGGTACGCCCCAATCCTGCCGTAAAATAATATTCAGGAGTACCGAATGTTGCCGAAGTATTAAACATAGGTAGTAGTTTTAGTTTACCGATGTTTCCGGCATCATCGGCAATATCTTTTTGCGAATAAGAATATGCCGGTAACAGATTTTCGTTATCCAAGGTATTCATAAGGCTAACGTTCAAGTAAGCGGAAATGGTCAAAAGCTTCGCGAGCGAATAATTAAGTTTGCCGAATGGTGCTACGAAAAACTGTTTTTGAGAATTGCGTGAAGCAAAATTAAACTCTGTTTTTCCTCCGAAATGAAATGCTCGTTGAAAAAAACGCGCTTGATACTCTGCCGCTTTCCGCTGCTGTCCTGCATCGCCTTTTTCTGCAACTATCCGTAAGAGTCTCTCTATTTCCTGCAACGGATACGGACGAATGCTGGGAGCGTCATTGATAAGCCCGCTTCCTTCCCAAATCGCTAAATCCTCATAAAAGGGATCGAATAAATCTACCGGAGCTTGCGCATAACTATTGAAACAGAATCCGATAACTAAGAGACCGATATACCAAATCTTTTTCATCATAACCTCGTTCTTTCATATTTTTATATAAATTCATAAGAAATTACCAAAAATCAGCAATATACTCAACAGGGTATTGAAATTACCGGAGATTGTCTATTTATTTTCTTTCAAGATGTTGCTTTTTAAGGTCTTACTGTGTTAGGATACCGCATAGGAAAGCTTTAAAAATTGAGGTTTTTAAAGGGATCCATAGATTTATTAAGGTTTTATGTATGAGAATTGCCATAATTGCAGAATACTACCTTCCCGAAATAAACGGTGTTGTGTACCACATGGAAGCCTTGAGAAAAGGTTTGATAGAAGCCGGACATGAAGTGCTAATTTTAAAACCTGATTTTAAAGCAAAACACTACCATATTACTGATGGTATTTTATATAGCCCTGCATTAAAATTGCCCAATCTCTATGATTATTCTGTTTCTTATCCGTACAGCAAAATCGAATTAAAACTCTTGCAGGAATGGAAGCCTGATATTCTTCACATCCATACGGAATTCAGTCAGGGCATATTTGCTTTGTATGCAGCACGTCAGCTCAATGTACCGATCGTGTATACTTGTCATACCATGTATTACGACTATATGCATTATTTAGGTGTATTTAAAAATTTTAAAGCGGCAAAAAGTTTTATCAATAAGAGCATTTTAAAATATACCAATGCCGCCAAAGCAGTTATCTGTGCGTCTACAAAGATGGAGGATTTTCTCAAACAATGTAACGTAACAACACCGATTTATAAAATTCCCAACGCTTGTATTACAACCGATTTTGCCGAGGAAACACTGAATCAAGATCAATTACATGCACTAAAGACTCAATACAATATAAAACCGGATAGTTTTGCGGCTTGCTTTTGTGGAAGATTGGCTGCAGAGAAAAATCTTTCTTTGACATTAGATTTTTGGAAAGATTTTACGGCCGATATGCCGAATTGTAAACTATTTATAATCGGAGACGGGCCATCCAAAGATGAACTTGAACGGAAGGCAAAAGATTATGGCCTTGAAAATTCGGTTGTTTTTACAGGAAAGACCCCGCACGAAACCGTTAAATACTATTATCACCTATGTGATACATATATTATGACGTCCCTTTCCGAAAACCATTCGGTTTCAGCTTTGGAAGCAATTGCTTGCGGTATTCCCGTAGTACATCTGTACGATAAAGAGAACGAAGATCAATATATTGAAGGTGTAACGGGATTTGCCTTTAAAGATTCAGAGTCATTCAATAAAATTCTGCACACCATTTATGATAAAAAGCAACGTACCGGCGAGAGTAAAACCCTTAAAGAGGAAATAAATACAGCGGTAGCAAAAGATAATTATCAAACGATGGCGCAAAAAATTTTAGCTGTTTACAAACACGTACTTGCTGAATCGGCGTAAACAAACAGAGATAAGGTAGCCTCCCAATGCGCCCGCCCGCCGAAATAAGTATGAAAAATTATCATACAAGATATTGCTTTTTTAAACTATGTCGTGTTAGATGCCCTATAGTTCTGAGAATTTTAAATTACCGGTTGCTTTTACCGCCTTGCTGTGTTAGGATAAATCCGTAAATGTAGAGGTTGCCGATATGCGAATTGCTATTATTACCGAATGCTATCTGCCGGAAATCAACGGCGCTGTGTATCATATTGAAGCGCTAAGAAAAGGCTTAATTGAATTAGGGCATGATGTTCTTATCGTTAAACCTGACGCAAACACAAAACACCATCATATTACCGACGGTATCCTATATAGTCCCGCCGTAAAATTACATAATCTGTATAATTATTCCGTTTCCTATCCGCACAGCAGAATCAGATTAAGACTACTGAAAGAATGGAGACCCGATATTATCCATATCCACCATGAGTTCAGCCAAGGGTTATTCGCTCTCTATGCAGGGCGTAAACTTAATATACCGATTGTATACACCTGCCATAGTATGTACTATGACTATATTCACTATTTCGGCGCACTACAAAATTTTCAAGCGGTAAAAGATTTTATCGACCATGGAATTTTACGGTATACCAATGCCGCTAAAGCGGTTATCTGTGCATCCACAAAACTGGAAGATTTCTTAAAGCAGTGCAAAGTAACAACGCCGATTTATAAAATCCCGAATGCTTGTATTACAACCGATTTTGCCGAAGAAACGCTTAATCAGGATGTAGTGCATAATCTTAAAATACAATACAACATAAAACCGGACGATTTTATTGCCTGCTTTTGCGGACGGCTGGCAGCAGAAAAAAATCTTTCCCTCACGTTAGAATACTGGAAAAATTTTACGGCCGATATGTCGAATGCTAAATTATTTATAATAGGAAACGGTCCCGCAAGAGCTGAACTGGAACAGCAAGCAAAAGATTACGGCCTTACAAATTCCGTTATTTTTACCGGCGCCGTACTGCATGAAAATATCAAGTACTATTATCATCTTTGTGATGCATATATTATGACATCCTTGTCCGAAAACCATTCGGTTTCGGCTTTGGAAGCAATTGCCTGCGGTATTCCCGTAGTACACCTTTACGACAAGGAAAACGAAGATCAATATATTGAAGGTGTAACCGGTTTTGCCTTTAAGGATGCCGGTGAGTTCAATAAAATTCTGCATGACATTTATAATAGAAAACAACGTGCTAAGGATGATAAAGCCCTTAAAGAAGAAATAAGTGCGGCAGCCATAAAAGACAATTATCAAACGATGACGAAAAAAATTGTGGATGTTTACCGGCAGGTGCTTGCCGAAACCGGGCGCACAGATACCGGCAGCAGCGAATAACCGCGTTTACTAGAGAAATAAGGGCAGGGATTCTCTTTTCTAAAAACTAAAATCCTTTAAAAAGAATTCGGGATTTACCGCTTCCATATTCAGCCTTATTTCCCAATGCAGATGCGGACCGGTTGCAAGTCCCGTTGCACCGGAACGCCCAAGCTTTTCCCCCTGTTTGACGTATTGCCCTTCGTGCACATTCAGCGAATCCAGATGGTAATAAAGGCTGTACAGTCCGGGCAAGTGCTCTATCACAACGCTCCAGCCGGTGGAAATACGGCTTTCCGCCAGCATAACTTTCCCAGCCGCACATGCGTGAACCGGAGTCCCTGTCGGCACACCGTAATCTATTCCGTAATGCAGCGATATGCTTGTCGTTTTGTCGGTATATTCAAAGATACGCCGGTCTCCAAATCCGGACGTGATACGTTTTGACTCCACCGGAAGCGTAAAAGGCTTCAATGCATACACATCCTGCGGGGTAACGGCTGCAAGAATGTTATTGAGCTTTTCAATTTGTGCGGCGCGCTCAGGACTTGTATCTCGCCTAATCCCCGTATTCCGTGCATCAAGCGGAATACGTTCGGAAATAAATTGCTTTTCCGGAATAGCAAGGGGGAGCAACACCTCTTTTTCCGGTGCTCCCGCAGCGGAAATAATTACCTTAAGCAAATAGGTATCTTTGTCGGAAAGCCATGTCGAAAGTGGAATGCCCGCCAGCATATCAGCTGTTCCCGCCGCGAGTTTTTGAGAATTTGAACTTTTAGGATTTGTCAAGAAAAACTGCGCGGAAGCAATATTCTTTTTCCCATTAAAAAACTGTAGAACTGCAGCAGGATTTTGCAAAGCTCCGTTGCGCACTGTGGGGGAAAGCTTAATCGAAAGCCTCGCAAACACCGCATCACCGGGCTGAGCTTTTTCGTTATAGGTTATAGAGCCGCTGTAAGCCTGCTCTTGGAACAGTACCGTCTCAACCGCAGACAACTGTGCCGCAGCAGCCGCAATGTACACAATGCAAATAATGAACCCGTACAAAAATCTTTTATGCATATCTGTCATATTCGACTTTCCCAATTATTCCCTGATGGTACCGAAGTCTGCTAGATCAATCAAGGTATAAGGCGGGGGAAGTCTCCCCCTACGCTCCATAAAAGCGCACCTTTTCTGTACTATGCTGCACAACGTTTTTCCGCTGCGCTTCAAAAGTTGTTGCTGCAAAACTCGAACGGTGCGCTTGTTATTGCGCTACCCCCTCTCTCCACGCATACATTTTTTCGGTATAATAAACG from the Treponema vincentii F0403 genome contains:
- a CDS encoding carbohydrate ABC transporter permease translates to MKQNNFSRAILYLAPALIILVTFNLYPAVKVFLMSFYTKYNYFKHHVYEYGLDNYLALAKDEQFIAACINTLKFVLISVPISIILSLLISVSLVKNNKINTIIRNIYFLPFITSTVAVAVVFRWIFHSRFGLLNYALGIVGIKPIAWLTDSRYAMTALIILCVWKTLGYNILIILTGLRNIPQHYYSAARIDGAVPYKIFFRITLPLLMPTVFFVSVTSLIGAFKTFSEVYALFHRSAGPLNACMTIVYFIYDKLVNQFSYGISAAASFILFFVILLLTVLSFAVARLLNKHYGLKR
- the selD gene encoding selenide, water dikinase SelD yields the protein MSCAIPDKNFSLIKSSSYSGUGAKLSAGALDGLLKSFSICSDPRLLVGFDTSDDAAVYKINDETALIFTADFFPAITDDPYMFGQIAAANALSDIYAMGGTPKLALNLFCISEKMPEPVIKEILRGGADKAFEAGAIICGGHTIYDSIPKYGLAVTGFVHPDKILRNSACKEGDVLILTKPIGSGILTTAAKADMIGAEDLKNVYQVMAFLNAAACGIMTKYEVHACTDITGFGLLGHLYEMGKGSGVSIELAYQSLPIFDAAVEYAEMGFIPAGAYSNRNFVGDNAALDEVPRAYQDILFDPQTSGGLVISVAQKDAQSLYTELCAALEPTVCGKPAIIGTVAARNDKIVRVKA
- a CDS encoding carbohydrate ABC transporter permease; translation: MPFVWMLVTSLSDGAAIYKLPPQFILRKYHFENYAFVFGKIPFKTYFLNSVLVSFAVTVGTLLTTIPAAFAFTYLKFKGRDFLFVVIISTMMIPSEILLAPNFVLLTRLKLINTLPALYIPWIASAFSIFMLRQYFLDIPKELYQSAKVDGCSDFKYLWKVAVPYSKPALISIALLRIINSWNEFLWPLLMINRPSKRTLPVGLTTFMTEAGPNYNYLMAYSAMVIVPVIIVYIILQKHLIEGFCKNGIKG
- a CDS encoding DUF3343 domain-containing protein — protein: MISGYVITFHTHYEALVCMRSLEKSEAAQNGAIAVKLIPVPRELSSACGTAVKVTIKDGGIFGAENFTNIERDEVFTFDAAGKYTAVGK
- a CDS encoding ABC transporter substrate-binding protein; translation: MKKQMFHFSVIGILIVSICILVTACSGKEKTETSGTETAALQSGKAVYVPKEKQVLEFWHAMAGENGTTLEALVKKFNETHTNIEVVPVFQGHYRELFEKLNGAAQAHTLPALSMIYCNRLTAYVMNDLVEDLNPRIEDATYGFDPAVWNDIPVGLRDNGMWDGIHRSLPFNKGAYFMYYNEDALKEKNIAVPTTWDELRGAARQLTGNGAVGLVFNKSVGIDFSFWVEQAGGHIYDEATETVLIDTPEVKEAYKFIVSMIQENIAKIEFEEGYITGPISRREAFIGFASSSNIPQIKEACKATGVNWKVAELPRGKKAAALFSGTDITMFNTIPEETKRAAFEFMKYWFETDTQIVWGKGSGYLPLTNAASQSKEFQEFLATEDPSKQVAANMFPYAYQDPKGLNGYAIHANMQKALEEIVAGKKTIDQALKDAQMQATKEIEEAKNNFRKQ
- a CDS encoding ABC transporter ATP-binding protein, which codes for MNITLEHLHKSFEDKKAVIKDINLEIDSGTLISLLGPSGCGKTTVLNIIAGLIKQSEGTVYFDGKNMNNIPVEKRNIGMVFQNYALYPHLSAFDNLAFPLQMQKLNKTEIKARVHKTAAFLEIDKLLHKKPAVLSGGEQQRVAIGRALVKEPAVLLMDEPLSNLDKKLRIQTREEIRRIQQELKITTIFVTHDQEEASAISDKIVLLHNGEIAQYGTSYELYHNPANLFTAKFIGAIDINILEAVKKDSAYFIPSLNVHLSMSEEVISGSSEPLYIAIRPEDIAIVKEDPDITAKIVMIENLGKDTIATMEYNNNNFKIYIPTNGLYVTGGFLGLRFNRDRIFIFDKSGNRLINSK
- a CDS encoding glycosyltransferase translates to MSIYFLSRCCFLRSYCVRIPHRKALKIEVFKGIHRFIKVLCMRIAIIAEYYLPEINGVVYHMEALRKGLIEAGHEVLILKPDFKAKHYHITDGILYSPALKLPNLYDYSVSYPYSKIELKLLQEWKPDILHIHTEFSQGIFALYAARQLNVPIVYTCHTMYYDYMHYLGVFKNFKAAKSFINKSILKYTNAAKAVICASTKMEDFLKQCNVTTPIYKIPNACITTDFAEETLNQDQLHALKTQYNIKPDSFAACFCGRLAAEKNLSLTLDFWKDFTADMPNCKLFIIGDGPSKDELERKAKDYGLENSVVFTGKTPHETVKYYYHLCDTYIMTSLSENHSVSALEAIACGIPVVHLYDKENEDQYIEGVTGFAFKDSESFNKILHTIYDKKQRTGESKTLKEEINTAVAKDNYQTMAQKILAVYKHVLAESA
- a CDS encoding CD3072 family TudS-related putative desulfidase gives rise to the protein MKDIVLLSHCLLNPFSKVNNNKEPDDVSALIEWLMKNKIGIIQLKCPETEMYGLKRWGHVREQFDTPHYRHVSRTLISQTIDEVKEYIRNGYKLSAVIGIDGSPSCGVHCSCSSKRWGGEISIIQDLKEVKQIDYCNLPGIFMEELQMQLEQNGIHTAFLAYKGKALDALIKEAELLIRSV
- a CDS encoding sulfurtransferase TusA family protein, with product MEDYTVDARGLSCPEPVVRTKKAFDAHQNFTVLVDNETSKENVIRFCDKMKAKTAISADGSDWKISVSK